CGAGGACAGTTCGGTATGGCCGCTGACGGTGGTGCGCGGCGACATGCACCGCATCCGCATCGGCGCGCGCACCAGCGTGCAGGATGGCAGCGTGCTGCACATCACCCACGCCGGGCCGTTCAATCCCGACGGTTTCCCGCTGATCATCGGCGACGAGGTGACCATTGGCCACAAAGTCATGCTGCATGGCTGTACCCTGGGCAACCGCATCCTGGTCGGCATGGGCAGCACGGTCATGGACGGCGCCATCGTCGAAGACGAGGTGATCATCGGTGCCGGCAGCCTGGTGCCGCCGGGCAAGCGCCTGGTCAGTGGCTACCTGTACATGGGCAGCCCAGTGAAGCAGGTGCGCCTGCTGAGCGAGCAGGAGCACGCGTTCTTCGCCTACAGCGCCGGCAACTACGTCAAGCTCAAGGACCAGCATCTGGCCGAAGGCTACGACCAGTAACGCCCACGCATACCTCGTTGCAGGAGCAGGGCGAAGCAATTGTTTGCACGAAGGCCAACCGATACAGAGAAAACCATGCACCAGCAAAACATCCTCTTCGACCTCGACGGCACCCTGACCGACCCCCGCGAGGGCATCACCCGCTCGATCCAGTACGCCCTGGCCAAGCTGGGCATCGACGAACCGGACCTCACCCGCCTCGAGCACTTCATCGGCCCCCCCTTGCTGCAGGCGTTCATGCAGTTCTACGGCTTCGACCAGGCCAAGGCGTGGGAGGCGGTGAACTTCTATCGCGAGCGCTTCAAGGTCACCGGGCTGTACGAAAACCTGCTGTTCGACGGCGTGCCCGAACTGCTGCAGGCGCTCAACGACCGAGGCCGCACGCTGTACATCGCCACCTCAAAACCGTGGGAATACGCCCGCGAGATCGCCCGGCACTTCGCCTTCGACCATCACTTCAAGGTGATCTACGGCAGCGAGCTGGACGGTACCCGTACCAACAAGGTCGAGCTGATCCGCCACCTGCTGGACGAAGAGCGGCTGGACCCGGCGCAGACCTTGATGATCGGCGACCGCAAGCATGACCTGATCGGCGCACGCAGCAATGGCTTGCAGGCGGTGGCGGTGGGCTATGGGTTCGGCAGCCGGGAGGAACTGCAGGCCGAGACGCCAGCGTTCCATTTCGAGACGCTGGCTGAATTGCACCAGGCCTTTATGCGCTGACCTCTTCGCGGGGCAAGTCGCAGCGCCAGTTCACCGCTGCGACTTGCCCGGCGAAGGCATCAAACGCTGCAACTGCGCCTTGCGCCTATCAATGGGCATCCGTCCCAATTCTTCGACTCGCTGGTAAAACCGCAGCCAATCTTCACCAACATCCTTGAACAGCTGAGAAAACGCCGGAACCCACTGATCATAAAGCCCAAACGGCAACAACTTGGCATTATTCATCGGCCCATGGATCCAGGCATCGAAGCGCCGATCCCCGGCCCAGTCCCGATCCCGCACCTCGCGGTACTCGCGGCGCAACCGCTCGAATTCGGCCTGCTTGGCCAGCCGCTTGCCCGGATCATCCAGCGGCCCGGCATAGATCGCCTGCAAGCGCTCGCGGCTGGCCAATACCAGGCGAATGAACTGCTCGCGCTGCGCGCCGCTGGCGGCCTCGGTCGCTGCCAGGCCACGCGCGGCCCGCCATTGCCGCGTACCCTCCTGCTCGACGAAGGAGGCGAACGACTCGTTGAACGCGGTATCGTCCTGCACATAGAACCGCTGGTGCGCCAGCTCGTGGAAGATCACCGTGGCCAGGCGCTCGTCGCCCCAGCCGACCATGCTCGACAGGATCGGGTCGTCGAACCAGCCCAGGGTGGAATAGGCCTCGACGCCGCCGACGTAGACATCCAGCCCGTCCGCACGCAGCAACGCCGCCGCGCCGCGGGCCGCGCCCTGCTGGTAATAGCCGCGGTAGGCCACGCAACCGGCAATCGGGAAGCAGTGGGTCACCGGCTGCAGCGAAAGCTCCGGGGTGGCGAACAGGTTCCACACCACATAGGGCCGGCCCAGGTCGGCGTACACCCGATAGCTGCGGTTGTCCGGCAGCTTGAGCTGCTCGCTGGCAAATACCCGGGCCTGTTGCGCCACTTGCAGGTGCTGGCGCAGCAGCGGGCCGGTGGCCGGATCGGCGATCACCTTGTCCACCGGCTGCCGGGCCCGCAGCAGTTGCCACTGCCCCTCGGCCAGCTGGCCGTAGTAAGCCAGGCTGGAGCAACCGCTCAGCAGGACACCCAGGGCAACGGGAACCAACCCGGTGAAAACGCGGTCCAGAGCCCGACGGCTGCAGCGCATGAAAAGAAAAAGTCCAAACATCGAGGCTGTCTATCTCGCTCGTCGGCCGAATGCGACCAAGACTATCTCGCCCAGGGGGAGCTTCGCCATGCGTACTCTGTTTGCCGTCGGCACACTTGTGCTGCTGTCCGGTTGTGCCACCTTGCCCGATCCCGATCCGAACCAGGCCTGGATCGACCTCGCCCCCGGCGACAACGATTCGCTGCACGCCGTCCTGGTCGACGAACGCGCCTGGGCCGATACCCGCTATTTCGAAGTGCAGCCCGGTAACCACGAACTGACCGTGCGCTACCAGTTCCCCGTGGCCCCGAGCAATATCGGCCCAGTCGCGCAGCCCTTGTGGCGCGACTGCCAGCTCAACCTCAGCTACAAGGGCTTCAGCGCCGGGCAGCGTTATCAGATGCAGGCTGGCAGCATCGGCTTTCGCCCGTGGATCAAGCTGTACGACCAGCAGCAGAAGCTGATCGGCCAGGGCGAACCGGCAGGCTGCCAACGCACCTGAACGCCGCGAACGGCGCTATGCTTGTAGCCTGTGAACCGCGAGCGGGAGTTTCGCCATGCGCCAGCCCATGATGCTGATGGCCCTCAGTGCCCTGGGGGCTTGCGCCAGCCCCTTGCCCCCCACCGACCCCGGCAAGGCCTGGATCGACATGTACACCATCACCCCCGGCCGCACCTTGATGGCCGACCGCCTCGACGGCCAGCGCCTGGACGATGGTCGTTATTTCCAGGTGACGCCGGGCAAGCATGAGCTGGTGGTGCGTTTCGACTACGAGATCTATGCCGGTGGTATGAGCACCGACCCGACCGAACGCACCTGCTATCTCACCGTGCGCTTCAACGACTTCAAGGCTGGCGAGCGCTATCGCCTTGAGGCCAGGGCACCCGCGATGCAGCCGCAGGTGCTGCTGTACGACGGCAATCGCAAGGTGGTGGTGAACGAGCCTAGCAACGTGTTCTGCATTCCTTGAAAGCCGCCGTAGCCTGCGCCAGATACTGCGGCGCCTGGTTCGCCAGCCAGGCTGGCTGCTACAGGTAGGGACGCGCCAGGGCTATCGATCGTTCTTTTGGTAGACGATCTTCTTCGTCCCGCCCTCGCAACTGCCCACGATCATGTTGGGGTCGCTGACCTCGGCGTTGGGCACGATTTCCAGCGTGTAGGAGCTGACCCCGCGCGCCTGGATCTTCGCCTCGATCTCGGCCTTCAATTCTTCGCACGGTTTGGGCGCGGCCAGTGCCGCCGTAGCCAGCAGGGAGGCCAGCACGGCGAGGGTTACGCGAATCATGGGGAACGGCTCCTGGTAAGGCAGGCGGGCTGCCGACGCAGATTAGACTACAGCAATCGGCCGCCGTTGCGCCGCCTACGGCAGTAGCGTCGCCTCCAGGCTGATGGTCGCGTTGAGCACCTTGGACACCGGGCAACCAGCCTTGGCCTTGTGGGCGACTTCCTGGAACTGCGCCTCGCTGGCGCCCGGCACGCTGGCCTTGAGGGTCAGGTGCACCGCCGTGATGGCAAAGCCATCGGCCTGCTTGTCCAGGCTCACCTCGGCGTGGGTATCGATACGCTCCGCGGTGAAGCCCGCTTCACCGAGCATCATCGCCAGCGCCATGGAGAAGCACCCGGCATGTGCGGCGCCGATCAGCTCCTCCGGATTGGTCCCGGGGCTGCCCTCGAAGCGGGTGTTGAAGCCATAGGGCGCCTGCTTGAGCGCGCCGCTTTCAGTGGATATCTGGCCCTTGCCATCCTTCAGGCCACCTTGCCAGACCGCCGATGCCGACTTTTTCATGCTGCCTCCTGGTCACAGGGTTTTGGTATGTAAGTTTCTGAGGCCAGGGCCCCCGCCAAGTTCAGATCAATCCATGACCAGGCATTGAATCCGCCGAATGTGCCCATACAGAGTCCAGAAGGCCCTTGGCCAACCACCTGTAGCGGAGGCTCCGATGACCCACCTGCGAGACCTGAAGATTTCCACCCTCGACCTGGTGCCGGTGCGCGCCGACGGCGGCCCGGCGCAAGCGCTGCGCAACTCGCTGGACCTGGCGCAGCACGTCGAGCGCTTCGGCTACAACCGCTTCTGGGTGGCCGAGCACCACAACATGGACGGCATCGCCAGCTCGGCCACCGCCGTGCTGATTGGCTATCTGGCGGGTGGCACCTCGACCATTCGCCTGGGCTCCGGTGGGGTGATGCTGCCCAACCACGCGCCGTTGGTGGTGGCCGAGCAGTTCGGTACCCTGGCCAGCCTGTACCCCGGCCGCATCGACCTGGGCCTGGGCCGCGCCCCGGGTTCCGACCAGATGACCGCCCGCGCGCTGCGCCGCGAGCGTTCCGGCAGCGCCGACGATTTCCCCGACGATGTCGAGGAGCTATCGCGCTACCTGGGCCCGCGCACCGACGACCAGAAGGTCATCGCCGTGCCCGGCCATGACACCGAGGTACCCCTGTGGCTGCTCGGCTCCAGCCTGTTCAGCGCCCAACTGGCCGGCATGCGCGGCATGCCCTATGCCTTCGCCTCGCATTTCGCGCCGCGCTACATGCACGAGGCGATCCGCATCTACCGCGACCACTTCAAGCCATCGACGACGCTGGACAAACCCTACGTGATGCTGGGTATCCCGATGGTGGTGGCCGAAACTGACGAGAAGGCCGAGTACCTGGCCACCTCGGTGTACCAGCGCATTCTGGCGTTGATCCGCGGTCAGAGCTTGATGCAGCGCCCGCCAGTCGAAAGCATGAACGGGCTGTGGCTGCCCCATGAGCGCGAGGCGGTAAGCAGCTTCCTGGGCCTGGCGATGATCGGCAGCCCGCAGAAGGTGCGGGCCAAGGTGGAGGTGCTGTTGGAACAGACCGGCGCGGACGAGCTGATCTTCACCAGCGACCTGTACGAGCATGCGGACCGGCTCAAGTCCTATGAGCTGATGGCGCAGGCACTGCAGACCGCGTGAGGCCCTGCGCCGGCAAGGCCGGCTCCTACACCTAACCTGTAGGAGCCGGCCTTGCCGGCGAAGACGCCAACAGTCAACCGCGGCGGTAGACGATTTCCTTGGTGCCGC
The window above is part of the Pseudomonas muyukensis genome. Proteins encoded here:
- a CDS encoding gamma carbonic anhydrase family protein, with the protein product MAIRTFQAHTPKVGPRAFVDRSAVVIGDVELGEDSSVWPLTVVRGDMHRIRIGARTSVQDGSVLHITHAGPFNPDGFPLIIGDEVTIGHKVMLHGCTLGNRILVGMGSTVMDGAIVEDEVIIGAGSLVPPGKRLVSGYLYMGSPVKQVRLLSEQEHAFFAYSAGNYVKLKDQHLAEGYDQ
- a CDS encoding HAD family hydrolase, whose product is MHQQNILFDLDGTLTDPREGITRSIQYALAKLGIDEPDLTRLEHFIGPPLLQAFMQFYGFDQAKAWEAVNFYRERFKVTGLYENLLFDGVPELLQALNDRGRTLYIATSKPWEYAREIARHFAFDHHFKVIYGSELDGTRTNKVELIRHLLDEERLDPAQTLMIGDRKHDLIGARSNGLQAVAVGYGFGSREELQAETPAFHFETLAELHQAFMR
- a CDS encoding aminopeptidase, with the protein product MRCSRRALDRVFTGLVPVALGVLLSGCSSLAYYGQLAEGQWQLLRARQPVDKVIADPATGPLLRQHLQVAQQARVFASEQLKLPDNRSYRVYADLGRPYVVWNLFATPELSLQPVTHCFPIAGCVAYRGYYQQGAARGAAALLRADGLDVYVGGVEAYSTLGWFDDPILSSMVGWGDERLATVIFHELAHQRFYVQDDTAFNESFASFVEQEGTRQWRAARGLAATEAASGAQREQFIRLVLASRERLQAIYAGPLDDPGKRLAKQAEFERLRREYREVRDRDWAGDRRFDAWIHGPMNNAKLLPFGLYDQWVPAFSQLFKDVGEDWLRFYQRVEELGRMPIDRRKAQLQRLMPSPGKSQR
- a CDS encoding DUF2057 domain-containing protein, which produces MRQPMMLMALSALGACASPLPPTDPGKAWIDMYTITPGRTLMADRLDGQRLDDGRYFQVTPGKHELVVRFDYEIYAGGMSTDPTERTCYLTVRFNDFKAGERYRLEARAPAMQPQVLLYDGNRKVVVNEPSNVFCIP
- a CDS encoding DUF1161 domain-containing protein, with amino-acid sequence MIRVTLAVLASLLATAALAAPKPCEELKAEIEAKIQARGVSSYTLEIVPNAEVSDPNMIVGSCEGGTKKIVYQKNDR
- a CDS encoding OsmC family protein, with the protein product MKKSASAVWQGGLKDGKGQISTESGALKQAPYGFNTRFEGSPGTNPEELIGAAHAGCFSMALAMMLGEAGFTAERIDTHAEVSLDKQADGFAITAVHLTLKASVPGASEAQFQEVAHKAKAGCPVSKVLNATISLEATLLP
- a CDS encoding LLM class flavin-dependent oxidoreductase is translated as MTHLRDLKISTLDLVPVRADGGPAQALRNSLDLAQHVERFGYNRFWVAEHHNMDGIASSATAVLIGYLAGGTSTIRLGSGGVMLPNHAPLVVAEQFGTLASLYPGRIDLGLGRAPGSDQMTARALRRERSGSADDFPDDVEELSRYLGPRTDDQKVIAVPGHDTEVPLWLLGSSLFSAQLAGMRGMPYAFASHFAPRYMHEAIRIYRDHFKPSTTLDKPYVMLGIPMVVAETDEKAEYLATSVYQRILALIRGQSLMQRPPVESMNGLWLPHEREAVSSFLGLAMIGSPQKVRAKVEVLLEQTGADELIFTSDLYEHADRLKSYELMAQALQTA